In Solanum pennellii chromosome 3, SPENNV200, a single window of DNA contains:
- the LOC107013757 gene encoding transcription factor TCP10-like: MNHQFQVSDEEDGSEEEEEEEEEVFQENDIGNLQSHYQNQQMPQSLCKKPEKWANFTVSEQELNKGTRRMKPKRAKTDVIEGHGGRIIRATGRKDRHSKVSTAKGPKDRRVRLSPNTAIQFYDVQDRLGYDRPSKAIDWLIKEAKAAIDALGEFPNNFHSTKLNPKKMQYSFDQEQSPEFSQENRGVPNSECGVQDKQQEVNYDIPNLFSSSDGLKIPFLSDLQSYPHGHFLNFQSLQDDTILSSGNHHQGSFFTTTSVNHFPSVLSQNQVFSHREPLQSSFFPLMSDPLSTQLETLSYGFSNDGFTGIISSASRIQGEEEQATFFTAS; encoded by the coding sequence ATGAATCATCAGTTTCAAGTATCAGATGAAGAAGATGGatcagaagaagaagaggaggaggaagaggaagtttttcaagaaaatgacaTTGGAAACCTTCAAAGTCACTACCAAAACCAGCAGATGCCACAGTCACTCTGCAAAAAGCCAGAAAAATGGGCTAATTTCACAGTAAGCGAACAAGAATTGAACAAAGGGACAAGAAGAATGAAGCCAAAGAGAGCTAAAACAGATGTTATAGAAGGCCATGGAGGCCGAATTATTCGAGCCACGGGAAGGAAAGACAGACACAGTAAGGTTTCAACTGCAAAAGGTCCGAAGGATCGACGAGTTAGGCTTTCACCAAACACTGCAATTCAGTTCTATGATGTGCAAGATAGGCTTGGGTATGACCGTCCAAGTAAGGCTATTGATTGGCTGATTAAAGAAGCTAAAGCTGCAATTGATGCTCTTGGTGAGTTCCCTAATAATTTTCACTCTACTAAACTAAATCCCAAAAAAATGCAGTATTCATTTGATCAAGAACAGAGTCCAGAATTTAGCCAAGAAAACAGAGGTGTTCCCAATTCTGAATGTGGAGTTCAAGACAAACAGCAAGAGGTGAATTATGACATCCCAAACTTGTTTTCATCATCTGATGGTTTAAAGATTCCATTTTTAAGTGATCTCCAGAGCTACCCACATGGGCATTTTCTCAATTTCCAGTCTTTACAAGATGACACAATCCTATCCTCTGGTAATCATCATCAAGGCAGCTTCTTCACCACCACTTCAGTTAATCATTTCCCATCAGTTTTAAGTCAAAATCAGGTGTTTTCTCACAGGGAACCCCTTCAGTCCAGTTTCTTCCCTCTAATGAGTGATCCATTAAGCACACAACTTGAGACCCTTTCATATGGATTTTCCAATGATGGTTTCACAGGAATAATTTCTAGTGCTTCAAGAATTCAAGGGGAAGAGGAGCAGGCTACATTTTTTACTGCTTCTTGA
- the LOC107014228 gene encoding uncharacterized protein LOC107014228 yields the protein MSETNAKNRKKLMNPHTAGKKSFALVRNKLEKDKETVSSKDIFVVTRTRKPGRSYKASNEDTTSKIEMQERMQKMEKQMEEQKKIVRQEVIADVIAQLKHAGLIDPNILAALSTPSPRESTSVQGAKQGDEIEEGNESNSEDLT from the exons ATGTCTGAAACAAATGCAAAGAATCGAAAAAAACTGATGAATCCACACACTGCTGGCAAAAAGAGTTTCGCTTTAGTTCGTAATAAGCTG GAGAAAGATAAGGAGACAGTATCATCTAAGGATATCTTTGTGGTTACAAGAACAAGAAAACCTGGGCGATCGTACAAGGCCTCAAATGAAGATACTACTAGTAAAATT GAAATGCAAGAGAGGATGCAGAAAATGGAGAAACAAATGGaggaacaaaagaaaattgtgcGACAAGAAGTTATTGCAGATGTTATTGCACAACTTAAGCATGCGGGATTAATTGATCCTAACATATTGGCAGCATTGTCGACTCCTTCACCAAGAGAATCTACTTCTGTTCAAGGGGCTAAACAAG GTGACGAAATCGAAGAAGGCAATGAAAGCAATAGTGAAGACTTGACATAG
- the LOC107013256 gene encoding uncharacterized protein LOC107013256, whose amino-acid sequence MAHLRTQFDFLTKHIVSKSKKVNVVGQQSRYDDQGNDIDEEANYFGNKVGARNYNSGHQGGSKLEDTIAKMLQNVESTDARVKEMRGTKDEQVKDEVGTEEDESSPVNDLEELSVNIQLVEALEQMQGYAKFTKDLVTKKIVVSLDFSNALQCYCNQIFGSKKEDPGAFTIPYNIRSIKFANALCDLGAIINLMPLPIYEKLGSGMPKPTTMRLMMVDMSVKRPVGILCDIFVKVDKFIFPEDFVILDCEVDFEVPIILGRPFLATGRALVDVERGEFKIRLN is encoded by the exons ATGGCACATCTGAGAACTCAATTTGATTTTCTAACGAAACATATTGTGTCGAAGTCCAAAAAAGTCAATGTTGTGGGACAACAAAGCAGATATGATGATCAAGGTAATGACATTGATGAGGAAGCTAACTACTTTGGAAACAAAGTAGGTGCACGGAATTATAACTCTGGACATCAGGG CGGATCTAAGCTAGAAGACACTATAGCCAAGATGCTTCAAAATGTTGAATCAACAGATGCAAGAGTTAAAGAAATGAGGG GTACCAAGGATGAACAAGTTAAGGATGAAGTTGGCACAGAGGAGGATGAAAGTTCACCTGTAAATGACTTGGAAGAG CTTTCAGTAAATATCCAActggtagaagctcttgaacaaatgcaaGGATATGCCAAGTTCACGAAAGATTTGGTTACCAAGAAAATAGTTGTAAGTCTTGATTTTTCTAATGCATTGCAGTGCTATTGCAACCAGATATTTGGTTCAAAaaaagaagatcctggtgctTTCACAATTCCATACAACATTAGGTCAATCAAGTTTGCCAATGCGTTGTGTGATTTGGGAGCTATCATAAATTTGATGCCATTACCCATCTATGAAAAATTGGGTTCGGGAATGCCAAAACCTACAacaatgagattgatgatggtTGACATGTCAGTTAAGCGACCAGTGGGAATATTGTGTGATATTTTTGTTAAGGTAGATAAATTTATCTTCCCAGAAGATTTTGTTATCCTGGATTGTGAAGTAGACTTCGAAGTACCTATAATTCTGGGAAGACCATTTTTAGCTACAGGAAGAGCTTTGGTTGATGTTGAGCGAGGTGAGTTTAAGATTAGACTAAATTAA